In Fusobacterium periodonticum ATCC 33693, the following are encoded in one genomic region:
- a CDS encoding autotransporter domain-containing protein translates to DYKAYFGRKTLKVGVAVAYENELGRVANGKNKARVAGTDADWFNIRGEKEDRRGNVKSDLNIGWDNQRVGVTANIGYDTKGHNIRGGVGLRVIF, encoded by the coding sequence AGACTATAAAGCATACTTTGGAAGAAAAACATTAAAAGTTGGAGTAGCAGTAGCTTATGAAAACGAGTTAGGAAGAGTTGCTAATGGTAAAAATAAGGCTAGAGTAGCTGGAACAGATGCTGATTGGTTCAACATCAGAGGTGAAAAAGAAGATAGAAGAGGAAATGTTAAGTCAGACCTTAATATCGGATGGGATAACCAAAGAGTAGGAGTAACTGCTAATATAGGTTACGATACTAAAGGACATAATATTAGAGGTGGAGTAGGCTTAAGAGTTATATTCTAA
- a CDS encoding GNAT family N-acetyltransferase yields the protein MECKIIKNDINYNLDDLTKLLNTSYWAKDRKKETVKKTVENSLCYFVYDSNKNKLIGFARAITDYTTNYYICDVIVDEEYRGEGIGKKIVETLINDEELIHVRGLLITKDAKKFYEKFGFYNKEDVMQKDKK from the coding sequence ATGGAATGTAAAATTATTAAAAATGATATTAACTATAATTTAGATGATTTAACAAAACTATTAAATACTTCGTATTGGGCAAAAGATAGAAAAAAGGAAACTGTAAAGAAAACAGTTGAAAACTCTTTATGTTATTTTGTTTATGATAGTAATAAAAATAAATTAATTGGTTTTGCAAGAGCAATAACAGACTATACTACAAATTATTATATATGTGATGTAATAGTAGATGAAGAATATAGAGGAGAAGGAATAGGAAAAAAAATAGTTGAAACATTGATAAATGATGAGGAATTAATACATGTAAGAGGTTTACTAATTACAAAAGATGCTAAGAAATTTTATGAGAAATTTGGTTTTTATAATAAAGAAGATGTTATGCAAAAAGATAAAAAATAA
- a CDS encoding B12-binding domain-containing radical SAM protein: MKIAFLRPNLGGQRSNDAIEPLGFAVLSGLTDRKKHEVLLFDERIEDIPMDLEVDLVVITTFTLTAKRAYTIADNYRKKGIYVVIGGYHASLIPKEVQEYADTVFVGSAEGNWARFLIELENGNPQKVYEEIKLPDISEVVYDRSIFKDKRYSFVVPVQFGRGCMHQCEFCTIGSVHRGDYAHRRVELVIEEIKEIFKTNKRAKVIYFVDDNIFANKKKALHLFNELKKLKIKWACQGSIDIAKDEELVKLMSESGCIEMLLGFENINIMNIKKMNKKSNYDFDYENIIRIFKKYKILVHASYVIGYDYDTKDYFQEILDFSNKHKFFLAGFNPALPIPGTPFYDRLKNEGRLLYDKWWLDDNFRYGKAAYTPHNMTVEEFEAGILRCKVEYNTHKNIWSRLFDGAANFRHALIFLAVNYINRKEIYNKKGIKL; the protein is encoded by the coding sequence ATGAAAATAGCATTTTTAAGACCTAATTTAGGTGGACAACGTTCAAATGATGCAATAGAGCCACTTGGTTTTGCAGTTTTATCAGGACTTACAGATAGAAAAAAACATGAAGTCCTATTATTTGATGAAAGAATTGAAGATATACCAATGGATTTAGAGGTTGATTTGGTTGTAATAACAACTTTTACTTTAACAGCAAAAAGAGCCTATACAATAGCAGATAATTATAGAAAAAAAGGTATTTATGTTGTTATTGGTGGCTATCATGCTTCACTTATTCCAAAAGAAGTTCAAGAATATGCAGATACTGTTTTTGTTGGAAGTGCAGAAGGGAATTGGGCAAGATTTTTAATTGAATTAGAAAATGGAAATCCACAAAAAGTATATGAAGAAATTAAATTGCCTGATATTAGTGAGGTAGTTTATGATAGAAGTATATTTAAAGATAAAAGATATTCTTTTGTTGTACCTGTACAATTTGGTAGAGGTTGTATGCACCAATGTGAGTTTTGTACCATAGGTTCTGTTCATAGAGGAGATTATGCACATAGAAGAGTGGAACTTGTAATAGAAGAAATTAAAGAAATTTTTAAGACCAATAAAAGAGCAAAGGTTATATATTTTGTAGATGATAATATATTTGCAAATAAAAAGAAAGCTTTACACTTATTTAATGAGTTAAAAAAATTAAAAATAAAATGGGCTTGTCAAGGAAGTATTGATATAGCAAAAGATGAAGAATTAGTAAAACTTATGTCAGAGTCAGGTTGTATTGAAATGCTTTTAGGTTTTGAAAATATAAATATAATGAATATCAAAAAGATGAATAAGAAATCTAATTATGACTTTGACTATGAAAATATTATAAGAATATTTAAAAAATATAAAATTTTAGTTCATGCAAGTTATGTAATAGGTTATGACTATGATACAAAGGATTATTTTCAAGAAATTTTAGATTTTTCAAATAAACATAAGTTTTTCTTAGCAGGTTTCAATCCAGCATTACCTATTCCAGGAACTCCTTTTTATGACAGATTAAAAAATGAAGGAAGATTACTATATGATAAATGGTGGCTAGATGATAATTTTAGATATGGAAAAGCTGCATACACTCCACATAACATGACAGTAGAAGAATTTGAAGCAGGAATATTAAGATGTAAAGTAGAATATAACACTCATAAAAATATATGGTCAAGATTATTTGATGGAGCAGCAAATTTTAGACATGCTTTAATTTTTCTAGCAGTTAATTACATAAATAGAAAAGAAATTTATAATAAAAAAGGTATAAAATTATGA